Genomic DNA from Panthera leo isolate Ple1 chromosome E3, P.leo_Ple1_pat1.1, whole genome shotgun sequence:
CAGCCTTAGCCACGTATTGTCGTTCTGTGCCCCGGGGGTCAGCGTGGGGGAAACTGAGCGGACGAGGCCACCCGGGCACTGCTCCCATCCATCTGGGTTTCAGTGCTAGGGGTGCctgagcaggggcggggcctcTGGGGGTCAAGCTCGGGAGGCCGCCCCGCAGACAGCCCCTCCTACCAatggcagccccctcccctgccttcccagaatggatggggagggggcaCGGGCCAGCACACCTCCTGCTTTTTGGCTTCTGGACCTTTATTCCGCCTGCTCTCCACCGGCCCAGTTCCCACAGACCCCGCCTAGGCCACCCCCGGCTCTGAGTCCCCCTGAACCCGCCCCGCACAGGTGcagccttggggtggggggcgctggcTGATTCCTGCCCGTCCCCACCAGCTTTCGGAACGGTACGGGCCGGTGTTCACTGTGCACTTGGGGCGCCAGAAGATGGTGGTGCTGGCCGGCTACGAGGCTGTGAGGGAGGCCCTGGTGGGCACCGGGTCAAAGCTGGCCGACCGACCCCCCGTCGCCATCTTCCAGCTTATCCAGGGCGGTGGGGGTAGGTGTGCCGTGTGGGGTGCGGAGGGGGCGGAGGCCGGCGGGGCACGGGAGTCCCCGGACCCCGGGGCGGGGGTCTGCGTCTCTGAGCCGCGGGAGACAGTGTGCCCTGCGTGGCTCCCGGGGAGGGACACGGTGTCCACGGGGCAGGAGACCAGCATACACCGAGAGGGGACGAGGCTCGCCAAGGCCGGCTCTTGGCAGAAGGGGCTCAGGCATGGGGGTGAGGCCCCCGACGTCGGGTCTGCCCCATCTGCTCCCTGCCTGCGTCACTCAGCGGCGACTTGCCCGGCCCGCAGGAATCTTCTTCTCATCGGGGGCACGCTGGAGGGCCGCCCGCCAGTTCACTGTGCGCACCCTCCATGACCTGGGCGTGGGGAGGGAGCCCATGGTCGACAAGATCCTGCAGGAGCTGAGGTGCCTCATGAGGCAGCTGGACAGCTACGGAGGTGAGTGGGGGCCGGGCAGCCCCTGGTGGGGGTCCCTCACCCCCCTGAGGCCCGTGTCCCTCCCACTCCAGGCCGGCCCTTCCCCCTGGCCCTGCTCGGCTGGGCCCCCTCCAACATCACCTTCACACTCCTCTTCGGCCGGCGCTTCGACTACCAGGATCCCGTGTTCGTGTCCCTGCTGAGGCTTATCGATGACGTCATGGTCCTCTTGGGGACCCCCAGCCTGCAGGTGAGAGGCGGCTGCTCCCGGCCTCGGCTGGGGGTCAGGGAGCTGAGCATTTCTTccctggacgtggggctcgatgtcctcctgtctgcctgtcccccagcccTTCCGGCCAGGGACGATCCACCCGATATCGGTCCCCCACAGCGCCAAAGAAATCACGCGAACTGGCCCTCTGGTTTTCCCGACTCCCAGGGGCGTGGGCATTGCGCTCTTTTCCAAAACGTGAAACGTTCACCGTCGCGGCAATTTCAGCGCTAGGCGCTAAGCGCACGCATCTAGGTGTGGGGCACAGATTTAGAGGGATGCCACAGTGGCGGGTCTCTTCCTCCCAATCTCTCATGGACCCGCGGCCACGGGCGCGAGGCAGGGGCTGAGCACAGTCTCCCgtcctcctgcttccttcctaGGAGCCCCTGCTGTCCGCTGGGCGGGAGGATCTGGCCTCCTCGCGGAAGCCCCAGGAGGACGGAGGCCAGGGGGGCGGGAGTGGAATGTTCCGGGCCTCCCCACCCCGTGTGCCGGCTCCTCACTGGGCAATTCGATCCAGGGATCGCTCACGTCCTGGGGGTGCACAGCGATGCGGGCGCAGCCAGGAGAGCCGTGGACAGCTGCCGAGGCCCCACCTGGTGCGGGACACGCGCTGGCTGGTCAGACACTCCGTGGCCTCCCTCCCACAGCGGCTCGGCTGGAGCTCTGAAGTTTGCAAATTCTCTGTCCCGATGACTGGTAGCACAGGCgaccctctcccccttctctgtcctACGGCTTTGGTGGCCGGAGGGCGGGGCGTGATTACAGCCGCCCCACGTCGGGGAAGCCACCCGTCAAGGCCCGTCACCTGCCATCCGGTCCCGGGACAGAGGGTTTTGTGGGAGCCCAGGCTGCGGTCCCAGCAGCAGTGCGAGCCGGCGCCCTCTTGTGGCCACGGGCAGTCCCCCACCCCGCAGGTCCGCCTGGAGTCCCGGGGCAGCACCTGGGAACCTGCACAGGTGCACACacctgctggggggcgggggcccgCGGTGGGGACCTCACCCTGACCCCCCCCCGGCTGTCTCGCTCTCTGCCTTCAGCTGTTCAACATCTACCCCCGGCTCGGGGCTCTCCTCCAGCTGCACCGGCCTGTCCTTCGGAAGATAGAGGAGGTGCGAGCCATCCTGAGGACCCTCCTGGAGACACggcggccccccgcccccggggcagGCCCCGTGCAGAGCTACATGGACGCCCTGATCCGGCAGGGCCAGGTGTGGGCGGGAGGCACCCTCCCGCCTCAGAAGCCTGCGGGCATTTGGGGGCCCCAGCCCAGGAGGAGCGGGGCTGGCCCTGCGCCACCTCCCCCCTCTCCTAGCTGGGGGCCGCTCTCAGCCTCGGTCTCCCCATCCGCGAAACGGGGCATTTGCAGTGCCTGCTCAGGGGTGGCAGCAAACATGTGGCGAGCCCAGAACGTAGCAGGTGCCCTGCTAACCTggctccttcctcccatccctttCTTGAGCCCGGAGCTGGaggggcggcgggaggggggggtgggtccGTGGCGCCCAGCCTCCGGCCGAGTCCTCTCCAACCCACCCTGCAGGGGAAAGACCCCCACGGCCTGTTTGCCGAGGCCGACATGGTGGCCTGTGTTCTCGACATGGTCATGGCCGGCACAGAGACCACCTCCGCCACGCTGCAGTGGGCCGCCCTCCTGATGAGCAGGCACCCGAGTGTGCAAGGTGAGCCCCCAGCCTCCCTTTCCAGCACGCGTCGGTGGGCGGGGTCCCCCAGGGCCCGGGGGGCCGGGGCTCGCAGGGACGCGGGGACCCACCGTCTCGCCCGCAGGCCGGGTGCAGGAGGAGTTGGACCGGGTGCTGGGGCCCGGGCGCCCCCCCCGGCTGGAGGACCAGCGGTCACTGCCCTACACCAGCGCCGTGCTGCACGAGGTCCAGCGCTCCATTACTCTCCTGCCCCACGTGCCGCGGTGCATGGCGGCTGACACCCAGCTGGGCGGCTACCTGCTCCCCAAGGTGGGCCCCCCTCCTGGCCCCGACGGGATGGgcagggctcccctccccctttctgctCTCGGTCAGGCTGGGCCCAGCTGGGTCTCGCGGGGCAcgcccccggggggagggggcgccgggcCCAGCCCACCTGCCGCCCCACCCACAGGGCACACCCGTGATCCCTCTGCTGAGCTCGGTGCTCCTGGACAAGACGCAGTGGGAGACCCCTCGCCAGTTCAACCCGGGTCACTTTCTGGACGCCGACGGGCGCTTTGTGAAGCGGGCAGCCTTCCTGCCCTTCTCTGCAGGTACCCCCAGCTCGCGGGCAGGGGCGGCACGGGGTCCCTCACCCCCAAGGAGCCTGCTCACCAGGGACCTCGGAAGCTCAGGCCCCCAGGCCTCCCACTGCCCACAGCCTCCAGcaccccatcccttcccctcGGAGCTGGCCCGCACCTTGCTCTCGGGTCCCCACCTCTCCAGGGGACCGGCCAGCCCCCCTGGCACAGCCCTGCAAAGGGCAGGCTGGTAgccctgtgcctcggtttccctcgCAGGCCGCCGCGTCTGCGTGGGGGAGAGCCTGGCCAGGTCGGAGCTGTTTCTGCTGTTCGCCGGCCTCCTCCACAGGTACCGCCTGCTGCCCCCACCGGGCCTCAGCCCTGGCGCCCTGGACACCACGCCCGCCCCGGCCTTCACCATGCGGCCGCCAGCACAGGCCCTCTGCGCGGTGCCCAGACACGGGGGCTCTGCCCAAGCAGACCCGGGGAGGGTCTGAGTCACTCTCCCAGGTCCCAGCTTGGGGTGCGTTGTGGATGATGGAGGCCGGACAAACGGGTGGACAGCCCTCACTGTGCCCCTTGCCGGGCTCTTTGCCATGGCCCCCGGAGCCCCACCTGGGCCCGATCGTGCTCTTTCGGGGGCCCAGCCCCCTGCCAAGCTCCCTTGCCCCGGGGcatctctacccctcctcctcccGTCTCCCCGGGGCAGccgggccccctccccaccctccgcCCCCAGACCCCTTGGGCGGCAGCGCTGCCTCGGTCTGCACTCAGGTCCCCCCCAAACCTCAGGGTGCCTCCCGTTCCCCAGTGGAGAAGTGCCCCCTTCCCGCACCCCACGCCTCCCAGGCTCCCgatgcctcctctccccacccacctaccctccACGCTGCCCCCATCAGGCTCCCCTCGGGGCCACTTGCTCTTGGGGTGCGGGGAGGCGGCAGGTGGCAGGGTGACACCCACCTAGAGGCCGGCCTCAGACCCGCGTTCCCAGCGTGCTCTGTGCTGTGCGGGGCCCCGCTGGGTCTCCTGCAGACCCCCACCctgttcttggggctcctggggggccgTATCCAGGAGGCGCTCTGCCCTTGGAGCCAGGACCCTGAGCCCTGGGACATGGGCCAATCGAGGATCAGCTGCTACCAGAGGCTTGGGTGGcaaggggagcagggaggacacGGGGGCCCCCCCAAGCCAGTCAGCCTCATACCCGAAGCCCAGCTCCCCGCCCAAGATGTACGGTAGCTCCTAGGGCAGGGATCTGTTGCTGACCGGGACACCAGGTCAGGGGGCCGAGTGGGGGGCTCTCCAGCCTGCGTCCATGGGACACACTTCCCACACAGCCGAAATTCAGTGATGTGCGGTCACGTACGTATCTGGCAACCACCGGCGGCCCGGGAGCCTGGCGGGATGGGGTTTGGACTCCAGCCACCCTGGCTGCCCTCCCCCGTCCCaagccctgggtggggggtgcagggggctggCAGAGGTCAGGCAGCCTCTCCCTCAGGGGCCGCGCCCCCCGGGGCCCTCTCTCCGGTCCCTGCTGGTCCCCACTCTGCTTCCGCATCCCTCGTCTGCCCCTCGACCCTCCCAAGACTGAAGCCTTTTGAAGTTCAGAAGCTCGTGTGTCGGTGTGGAGGAATCCCAAGGCGGAGCCCACGGCGGTCTGGCGGGCGGAGGGCTGGGCCGAGGACGCAGCAGAAGCCAGCGGTGCAGGAGTACGGAGCGTGACACCGCCGCCTTCTCCGTGGCGGGCGCCGGGCGTGGCAGCACACGAGCGTGGCTCCCGCCGCCGTGGAGCTCCCCTCTGGACTGGAGGGAGGCACGGGGCAGGGGGCCGGAGGCCCTTCCTGGGGAAGGACGCACACATCACCGTGAAGACCGGGGGTTGAGGGGGGGCGTCAGAGGAGCACGGAAACGTCTGACCATGCTGAGTGTGGCGGCCTCGTGCGGAAGCTGTCCAGGGAGCGTGGGCCGGCCAACGGGACAAGACCGGGCACAGCCGCAGAAGGGGGGGCCCGGCGCCCGGCGCCCCGTGCACGCAGTGTGCTCCCCACGGAAGAAAGAGGACAAGGGTCCCTACCGTGCAGCGGTGTCCGAGGTTAACGAAGCGGCCCAGGACCACGGATCAGCGCGCAAATCTCAGACAccggggtgggcggtgggggggagtcTTTCATAATCGGGGGCAGGGCCGTGGCCACGCGTGCTTCTGGATGTGCTGTTCACATGGTGGGCCCCTGTGGGGGAAGGGGTATGGAGTATGGACTGGgtatcttttatttctggaaagagCTGGGTGCTGGGGGGCGGCGAGGATTTTCTCTGTCGCCGGACTGCTTCTGTCTCAAACGTCTGACACCTGGGTGGAGGGGTCGGGGCCGCTTTAGTCTAGCGGGGTCACTACAAGGAGCGTGGATCTCATCCGAGTTCATCCCGGCCAATCAACTGACAGCATCCTTCAGAGCGAGGCGGAACATTCCGGAACAGCTGTGGAAACCCTTTCAAGCAGCTCTTGGCTGAAGAGACTGTGCTGCTCAGGGCGGGCGTGGTGGGAGGGGTTGGGCAGCCCGAAAAGGGAAAAGGTGAGCATTAGAAGCGAAGGCAGCGGTTCCGGGGGTCTCCTTTCTTTGTGGTGAACGCAGGGCTGTCTGGACCCCGTTTCCAGGAGCCACGCCCCCCGTCCGGGACGGTCCCGCGTCAGCCGGGAGGCGGGACACACACACTGAACCGCTATTTCCTAACTCACAGGAACAGGCGTCAAAACGAACCACTTTCCAAGATGACTTAACTTTTCTCCTCAGAATCCGATAGGGTCGTTGCTGCTTTGGGGTAATTGCTTTGATTTGCCAAGAATAAATTTGAGAAGCCTTTGTGCTGGGCTTGGAAGGTGTAGATCCCGGAGGAAAACGCTTTACAAACACGATGCTCGCCCCGTGGCTACATCAGGGCTGGCGGTTCTGGTGGGAACGGGTCCCTGTGGGGGACCCCGGGAGCTCTGGAGGGACATTAGGCAGGAGATCCCCACGGCGACCCCAGGCGCCCGCGGCTCGGCTCCTCAGGCCTGTGGGCTGGTGCAGATCTGAGGTGGGCCGGGCGGAGGGCTGGCGTGAGAGGATCCTCAGCCACCCCGGTCCAGGGCGCGGAAGGCTCTGGCACCCCCATCACCCCTGCAGGGGACCTCTGGGCCCCCTATTCTCaggctcccctcacccctgcagagGACTGGCTGGGGCCCAGGAGAGCCGGGGCCGTCTGGGGAATATCTGTCCCCATGTGCGTGTCCTCCCGTGTCCGTGAGTCAGACGACCCCGGGGCCTCGTGGGAGTGGGTCCCAGTGCGTGTCCTCCTGTATCTGGCTTGTGTCACTCACCGCGGTGTCTGCAGGGTCCGCCCATGGTGGAGCAGGTGCCAGAACTTCCCTTTTAAGGCCGAATAGTATTTCGTGGGTGGATGGCGCATGTTGTgttgtccattcatccatggtGGACACTTCCAAGTTTGGGGCCCCGTTTCTTGCCGGCTGCATCTCCAATGAGCTCAGCCTCCAGCCTACACGGCTTTTGGGAGGAGCCTCTGCAGACGTCCATTAAGGGTCCCCAGACGTTGTGGGTGAGGAGGGGGCAGCTGGGCCCCTGAACGTGGGTTCCCATGGCCACAGCGCCCCTCCTCTTGGTTGTGAGGGAAGGAGCCCCTTGGTCCCGTCACACCACTGGCCCCCAAACCAGAAGCAAGCTCCCAGGGCCGCTGGGACACCCACCCTCAGGGCAGACACACGAGAGGCTGAAGGTCCGTTCCCAGGGCAGGGGTCCTGGCTCATGGCCACCTAATGTCCTGAAGCACCTGTCAGGGACATTCCTGCTGGATAAGCACTGATTTCACTAAACAAGGACAGCTCTCCAGGGGGCACCGGAAGGGGAAGCTTGGCGGGGGGGCCATTGGTCACTGCAGGAGGTCAAAAAAAACACCTGCCTGAACGTTTCTCACACACGAGTCCCAGGAAGGGCGCTTCcttggagggtgggggcagggtgatGGCTTCGGCACTGACGGCCAGGACGTCTGGTCGCTCCCTCACCTATTCTCGATGGAGCGCTCGAGACGGTCTCCAGGAGGGACGCGGGGAACTTTGGTGAGAACAGACATTAAGGTGACAACGAACTTCTTTACCATTTTCCTTCCAAAGTGCTTTGCTCTTTGGAGTGAGCTCTGCCCCGCGAggctctgtctctgctccccgGAACGGGTCTGACACCTGCACACGCTGTGTGGTCGCAGTCCCCGAAGGCGCCCCTGCCCCTGGGTGCTCCGTCACCGCAGGTGAGCAAGGTCACCGTTCCCAGAATCTCGTGTCAGTGGAACAGTGGTCCGAGGTCCCCTGCCCAGTGCAACGCTGTGGCCTGTGTCAGCGTTTCTGTCCTTGTACTGCTGAGTGCTGTTTGCCTTGGTGTCCCGGTCACCTGCTGCTGGACGTCTGGGTTGTTTCCGGCTTGGGGGTGCCGACGGGCAAACAGCGGCCACGGTCCAGCTTCTTGGCCCAGGGGCCCCACACAGACCTTGGTGAGTCAGGGACTCACAGACCGTCCTTCAGCAcgcacagcccccaccccacgccGTGGCCTGGCCCCGGGGCTCAGACTCTCCCACGTCACTGCCCCGGGGGCCTCATCCATACCGTCTCTGACAGACACCGCCGGCAAGTGACGCTGGTCCTGGTGCGCCCAGGTGACATGTCTGTGTCACCTCACTCTGCCAGGGGGAACCTTGCAGTAGACAGCACTTTATGCCCTGGAAGGAGCCCTTAGGGAGGAAAGAGCCTTCTCCCATCTGGTATCGGGGAGCGTTTGTGCTCAAGTGAAGGGAGTGCCCTGGTCTCCCGACTGTTTCCATTAACAGATGATGAGGACTTGGGACCCATCGCATTCCCCTTTTCAACTTGGCTGCCAGGAAACCCAGAGCTATGGTTCTTGATCAATCAACCCTgattccttaaaaaagaaaaaaaaaaatgccttttctatCTTATGGATCTTCCTTTGCGTGTCtacttttcaatgtattttttaatgtttacttttgagagacagagacagagcacaagcagcggggggggagagagagggggagagacagaatcccaagcaggctccaggctccgagctgtcagcacagagcctgatgtggagctcaaacccacaaactgcaagctcatgacctgatccgaagtcagatgctcaacggaccgagccccccaggcgcccttagtGTGTTTTTTGGGTGCCTCCTCAAAGCTTAGGCACTGTGAGGCTGGCACCCCGATTGCCTGACGCCCCCAGATTATCTGTGGAGCCGTGATGCCAACGCATCGGATTGGTGATGCACTCGCAGGCCTGCGCCAACTCGGGGTTCCAAAGTGCCTCCTGTTCGGGATCTCACTGATGCCTGGAGGGTCGGGAcctcccctctgtctctaaaAGCCAAAGAGGGGGCAGGTGCTCTGGCCCGGAGGTGGGTGTGTGTGCGCACTTGGTGGGGTTTCCGCTGCACCAGCGGGAGGGGTGGAGCCAGATGCCCCCGGGGAGTGGCGGAGTAtcacccctgcccctggggggggcgcgggggaggcgtgggtgttgggtgggaggtggggccgCGTGACCCTCAGAACCCAGGGGTGTGGGTTGCAGGTGAGAGAGGGGAGGTCCCAAGGACCAGCCCAGGGCCCCCTGGACGCCTGGGCCCCTCCTGGCCTGGGGAACCCTCACCTTGAGGCCTGACCCCATCAAGGAGAAGCGTCCCTCGGCACGGGTGGTTCACGGTACCCGAAGCTCAAGTGAAAGCAGAAACCGAGGCTGGGGACACTGCTGGGAGGGGACGCCTCGGGGGAACGTGGCTGGAAAGGCCTGGCCAGGTGCGACCACGGCGAGGCCCCAGGCCTTCTTCTGGAATAAGGAGTCTACGCGCAGGCCAGGAGCCTGTGACTCACGGTCGGCACCGTGACAGGACACAACCAGTTCACCTTACACACCTTCGTGCTGCCCTGGTTGTCTACTGCACGCGCCCCAGCAACAGGGTTTACAAACCTGCAAGGTGAGGACTCGGTGGTGACAGCTCACCTCTGCTTCGCACGGTGTCACCTGGGGTGGAAGCCGCCGGAGGGCCTGCCATCACCCAGGTGGACCCCCACGCAGCCTCCCCATTCGGCAGGGGCTTCCCACGTGAAGGCCGCCAAGTCCCAAAGGCACACGTCCAGAGGGCGCCGGCTGCCTCCGCCTCCTGTCCTGGCCTCAGAGCCGCACGGCTCCACCCGTGCCTCACCCCATGCTGGAGGCTGACCCGCGTCCCCGCACAAATGAGAACGAACCACACAGAACGAGAGCCACGGCCGACACGGGATGGTTTTACTGCAAACGGGAGTGGAAACGGTCGGTGAACGCAGGCAGGTGACCGGGCAGCCCTGGGCGCCACCGGAGGGACCGCCCTCAGCCCCCAACAGGGACGGACCACTGCTGGCGGGAAGGGCTGGCTCTGGTGGATTTCTGAGTCATTCCAGTAGAAAACAGGCCTTTCCCTCGGCTTCCTTGTGGGCTCTGGGGCCACGGAGAGACCAGGCCAGTGTCTCTAGGTTACCCCCCAAGTGCTCCCGTTCGGTTGTGAAGGCATGAAAACCTGTCACCGTGGAGTCAGTCCTCCCGAGGGCCAGGGGCCCGGCCCCCGGAAGTCCCCGGGCCCACTGGCCGCTGCCCTGCTGCTGACCCCGCTTGCCCCTCGCTGGGGCCCCACTGCCGGGAGGACGCGGTCGCCCTCACCGAGAGGCCCGGGACCGCCTGGGGCTGCGGCAGTGACCCGGCCTGCCGGCAGCCCTAGGACAGCAGCTGTAGCACCTGCCGGACGCGCTGGATCGTCCCCAGCGGGAGGGTGTCCGCGCCCCTGGCCTCGTCTGACTTCTGCATCAGGGCCTCGGCCTTCTGCACCGTCAGCTCTCGGGCCCGGCCCCTCAGCCCCTCCAGGTAGGCCAGCAGGGTGGAGAAGAGCTCGTCGGGAACCTGGTGGGGGAAGAGGACCAGAGCGTCAGGGGCCGGGCGGGGTGATGTGGCGAGTGTGGACACTGAGCGGGCCCGGGCGTCAGGCGGCTCAccgcctcctcctccaggcagcaGACCTCGGCGTCATCTCGGCCCCGGGCACGCCGACGGTGCGGGGCCCCGTGTGCCGCACCCCTGTTCCCACCCCGTGCCGCTGCTGTGGGAccacggggctgggggaggcggggagggcaggCCAGTCTCCCGGTCTTTTTCGAGGTCTCGGGGCCCTGCAGCTATAGGATGTCGCCCCCTCCCGAAAGGCCACCCAGTCGACAG
This window encodes:
- the LOC122210261 gene encoding cytochrome P450 2W1: MALLLVGLLLLLGLWGLLRAHTRTPSPAPRWPPGPRPLPFIGNLHLLRVSQQDRSLMELSERYGPVFTVHLGRQKMVVLAGYEAVREALVGTGSKLADRPPVAIFQLIQGGGGIFFSSGARWRAARQFTVRTLHDLGVGREPMVDKILQELRCLMRQLDSYGGRPFPLALLGWAPSNITFTLLFGRRFDYQDPVFVSLLRLIDDVMVLLGTPSLQLFNIYPRLGALLQLHRPVLRKIEEVRAILRTLLETRRPPAPGAGPVQSYMDALIRQGQGKDPHGLFAEADMVACVLDMVMAGTETTSATLQWAALLMSRHPSVQGRVQEELDRVLGPGRPPRLEDQRSLPYTSAVLHEVQRSITLLPHVPRCMAADTQLGGYLLPKGTPVIPLLSSVLLDKTQWETPRQFNPGHFLDADGRFVKRAAFLPFSAGRRVCVGESLARSELFLLFAGLLHRYRLLPPPGLSPGALDTTPAPAFTMRPPAQALCAVPRHGGSAQADPGRV